The sequence below is a genomic window from Silene latifolia isolate original U9 population chromosome 7, ASM4854445v1, whole genome shotgun sequence.
tagagagataagggagatattaccagatgaatagtgtattgaGGTTTTGTTGTGGATTAGTTGGGTGCCttcctcaaagaaggttgaggagtatttataggctttcaccttttgtcacgtagtggccagaGTGGCCAGTGGCTAtcggtggaaagaccgttctaccctcgtaGATGGACCTATGGCGGCCGCGAGGGtcctggatgtgagtacgcggatatgtgccccgggcTAGTTGTCGGGCCGTGACCCGGTGTGCGGCCGATGGGTCATCGGCTAGGCCcactaagtcgttgacttgctgtggatatctttgaccttgctcagtgtgttgactttgtcagaggtgcagaatatgccccatcacaaataaattaaaacaactaGGAAGGGGTATATTTTTTTAACCAATATTTAcaacagttagtcttgctgaagacggatcgaagcaagtgacgggtaatgccactcacaaaacggatagggacaaggtgggggcatccccatgtgcttccctctctcctctatttgggtcatttgtgagaagaaatggtatccgtcactccaaagtgacggatacgtgccgtcttgaATGAGATTTTGCGTATTTACAACCGTAACCCAATCTATATGATCTGACCCGCCAAAGCCGATTGACGGTCCTAACTGTGTCtctttaagggtgtgtttggatagcaaaaatggagggaaaagaaggggagggggaaggagagaagggaaggggaggggaaaaggagtgtgggtgtttggatacaattttcctccaaatcttgcctattgtggagagattttgattaggcttggaagagagaaattgaatccctccaaatctctcccccttcatttccctccaccctcatttgctatccaaacaaaagATTTTAAatccctactctccctccctttcttttctctccaaatccctcaatccaaacacaccctaaacgACGAAGAGTTTGAAGAAGTGGGGACATGGACCCAACTACATCCACCCTGTCGATCAATATCCATACCTACTTGAAAATCCCATTACCCCAAGAACAGGGGCTTTAATGTCATTTAACCACCAACCATCATCCTCATCCAAATCCCAAAACCCACGTGATTTTAACCAAAAACAGCCACTTCAGTGGTATTCTCCGTAAATAAGTTGCCATCATAGGACAATTTGTCAATTACCATCATAAACATTTATATATTGGATTATTATAATCATTATATTGCCCCATTTTTGCTACTATCATTTTTCGTAAAAATATTGTTATTTTCGCAAATTTTTATTTCAAACAGTTTCTCTGTTTAAAATTTCAGATGGGTATATGATCATTTTATGATAACCCCAACGATATACCCAGCGAcacaatcacacaatattacggtTTATAGTAACTTATTTTTCAAGATTAAAATTTGGCAGTAAAATAGTTTCaaaatcttcttttattatttcagaccaaaatgaATCGTCTGAAGCAAGGACGAACTGTTTTATTTTAATACTTATTTTACCCCAGGCTTATTTTGCATATGAAATTCTGAATCAAAGTTTCAAAACTTTAAtatattaaaattaaaaatttatgGTTCCACTATCTTACTATTTTACAATATCAACTAAGTGATATTTGAATTAAATTTGTTTTTATAACTATTTTTTTGAAAACTCAACATTAAAATATATAATTAACTAGTAAACATTGCTTAAGATAGTCTTAAAATTTAAATTGATTGTAAATACCGTCTTAACTTTAACGATTTTAAAACTTTCGATACATTTAGATTTAAATAAAAGAAACTAAAATAACCGAAAAAAAGTCGAAAATAAAAGCGAGTGTAATTATAAAGTGAAGATCCAACTTTGCCATCTACCGAAGACGCTACTTCGTCTTGCAGAGTGAAGAGGAGAGAGAAACAAGAGGTtataattttagagagagaaagcttGGTTGAAAGCGAAAGACTTCATCAATGGCGGAAGGACAACGCAACGAAAACGAAGAAGAAGGAGAACAACAGCAGCAAGagcaacaacaagagcaacaacatCAGATAAAGCATGGCGAAGAGAGCGTGAAGCTGTTCGTAGGACAAGTACCGAAGCATATGACGGAAGAACAACTTCTCTCTCTCTTCAAAGAGTTTGCTCTCGTTGACCAGGTCAACGTCATTAAGGACAAAGCTACTAAAGCTTCTAAAGGTCCAATTCTTCAACtatcttcttttattttgttgattTCATCGAGGTTTTGTGTAGTGTTTACTACAATGCTGAATTGTGCGTGTAATTGTATCGGTTTCGGTTGCGATTTAGCGGTTAAATTGATGGAGTTTTATCATTTATGTTTGTGTAGGATGTTGTTTTGTGACATGTCCATCTAGAGAAGAAGCAGATAAAGCCGTGTTTGCTTGTCATAATAAGAAGATTATTCCTGCTGTAATCTTTCTCTCTTCCTTCCTTGTTAGTTTTATGTTgattttattatgtttttaggTTTTTACTGGTTTGAATTTACTGCTTTGTGTGTGTGTTGTTTGTAATGCTGcaaattttgattttctggttGAAATTGTGAGAGATGTGTGGAATGGTTGGAAGAGTTTATACTTATATGAGGCTCAATTGGTGTGGGCGTGTTCGTGTTTGTTGTAGATATATGATTCACTAAGTGTCGAATGTATGTACGAAGACAAAACCTCATACTCCCTCCTAGAGTCCTAGTCGCTCCCTTTTCTTTTGGACACAAGaattaaggaaatgaatttggaccacacaaaatactctaccccacatgcaattaaatttagaccacacaaaGATTTCCAAATAAGAAAAGAGGGCCAAAACCCGACTAGAATGAAAATGGAAAGAGGGAACAAAACagcgactaggagggagtataagatagtTATGCCACATTTAGTAAATGATTTGTTGACCTGGTTGAGCTTGATTATGTTTTATGTGCActtttaattaatgagttaatGACCTGGTTGTAATGGATTAATGTTTTATGCCGCATCTAATAAATGAGTTAATGACCTGGTTGTAGGTAGACGATGGTCTTACACAAAACTAATTGATAGACAAAAGCTGATAACTTTACGTTTAGTTATTGGAGCTACAGTTAGATATAGTTTGCAAAGGAggacaatttttttaaaaaacttaATTGGTAAAGCCTGAAAATGAAAACTTTGTTTGAATGCCTAACACCACTATACCAAAAAATCTCCATGTTATATTAAAAGAAGAGCTTATATTTATCATTGCTTTGAGGGTGGCAGGCTGTGCTACCCCCTCGCTCCATCATAAAGGCCCATAAAATTGTTGGTTGCAGATGTCTTTTTGATTGTCGTTTTGGGATGGAATGGAGATATGAGATTAGTGGTTTGTGGTTGTCAACTTAATTGCATATGTCCATATCTAGCTGGATTGTAGGCTGGATATGTTTTCTTATACGTTTTACTTCATGTCAATAACATGTGACTTGTTTTTATCCTGGTTAACACAATTGAATTTCAAATCTTCTTCTATATTTGGGCTTGAGGCATGCAATGAATGCCATAAAGACTTTCATAGATGAAGTTAATTTGTAAGGTATCATCTTGGTTTGCAGTGGACAATTTTTGACAAGATGGATTGATGGGCGTCCTAACCTGACCAATTCCGTTTTAGTCCAAATTCTGTGTTCTTGAAGTACATGAAATGAATACTTATCATATTGATAATTGCATTTATGGTTGTTTACGAATGTTCATTATGATAATTGCGCCGAATGACTGCTAATTTAAGAATATTAGGAGCCTTTCGTTGTTGTTAGCACAAGGTTAAGGCTTGTTAAGACATGGCTAAGACTACATACATCTGTCCCCTTATCCCTTCATTTGCGAGTGTCCTTGAGGTATTGATGTGGCGTAAATAATCTAACTTCTTCCCTTTTTGACCTCGTTCTAGTTTTTGTGAGTGGTAGCTCTTTTCATCTTTGTGCTCTTGGGTTTGCGTTGAGTTCTGACATGAAAAGTGAGATCACTTTCAGAGCTCGCTATTGCTGCCCTATTTGTTTTGCGCTAAGACATTATTCATGTTGTGGTAGTTAATACTTGATTATGTAAGCCTGCTATGGCTTAACTTATACTACTACTACTCTTTTTGTTATTTTTTGGCCTCGCTCAAACGTGTTTTGGCTACCTGTCTTTGCTTTTATAACTTACTGTTTTCTTTTCAGGCATCTAGTCCACTGCAAGTGAAGTATGCAGATGGTGAATTGGAAAGGCTAGGTCTAATATACCACTTCTGTTCTTGCTAATTTTGATAGCTTATAGTTATTGTTATGTCAGCTTTTTTGAAGGAATGCACTGATGTTGGCATTTTCattaacagtttttttttttttttttttttttttatcaattctTTTACCAGAGCATAAACTTTTTGTTGGTATGCTTCCGAAGAACGTATTAGATGATGAGGTTTCTGCTTTATTCTCTCAGTATGGAATGATAAAAGAACTACAAATCCTGAGAGGTACTCAGCAGACAAGCAAAGGTATGCTGCATTACAATTGGATTCCTCCCTGTTGCGTCTTTGAGATTTCAGAGTCACACCTCACACATGCAAGAGCCTTTACAACTTACTTGTTACGAGTTAACATCTTTAATAACAATAGTCCTTTCAACTGTAGCAGGCTATGCATTTTTGAAGTATGAGACCAAGGAGCAAGCTCTTGCAGCAATAGACGCTGTTAACGAGAAAATTAAAATGGAGGTTTGATGTTCTATAGTagttttattttgtcaaattctTCAAACTAGATTGAAtttttgaatgttttttttttcccatTGGCGATTTTATTATTCATGTTTCTTAAATTATGTTCTTCTTTATAAGTTTTCTATATATATTGTACTCCCTGTTCTTTATAAGATTCTTTTCGCTCGTGAATAGTGTCAAAAAAGTGAACGTTGTATTTGGgtatgaatggagggagtataaaattgtTCTACCATGTTGGCATGTACACAATGACTGTTGGTGGGctgttttatttatttgttttttcaaTAGTAGGGGTGTTTTCAATTTTTGTTACGGACTTATAGGAGTGTGTATATGGTGTTTCATAGAATCATAGTCGGGAATGATAAAAACAGCCTGTGGATGTGGACTGCAGTTAGCTTGTTGTATTTGTCTGCCTGCCCAACAAATGTAAACTTGTGACGTAAATCCATTATTTTAACTCTGAAAAGGTTAATGTAAAATCTACTGGCTGCAGCAGGCACTGTTACGTACTTACGTGAGATCGTTTCTTCTGTTGGAGAATTGTTTTTAGTATTTTACTTTTTGGAGtcccttaattttttttttactatacATATAACGTGACAGCAAGAGTTTTGTGGTCCAGGGATCAGATATTCCTTTAGTGGTTAAGTGGGCTGATACAGAGAAAGAACGGCAGGCTCGAAGGGCTCAAAAAACTCCGGTTGCTAATGTAAATGATCCATCACAAAATTCATTATTTGGGGCCATGCCTTTGGGGCATGTTCCCCCATATAATGGATATGGATATCAGGTTTGTTATCCAAAAACTTTGTCAAATCAGCGTATGGCTTTATAAAGTTATTAACATGATGTTGTTTTTTCCCTGTTATGTTGACGTGATTTTCGTTATGTATCGCTAGGGAATAACTTGTGTTTCAATACATAGATAAAGTTGCTTACATATCCTAACATCACCTTAAGCATGATATACAAAACGTAGCAGTCGCAGTTGCCAATGCCATAGCGGTCATTAAATCTTAGTATCGTCATGTTATGGATTTAATGTAGCAGATTGCCGTTGTAATTTCAAAGGCGGAGAGTATAAATTAAGTCGAGCTAATATCTTAATGATAATATTTTGAAGCATCTATTGACGTGGCCAAAATATTAGCACTGCTATGGCTAGGAACTTGGATAATGGAATCTTTGCTTATCTATATTTGTGTTCAGTTTGAACTTTTAATCCATGTTATTGGATACTCCGTATTTTGTTGACCTATATTTTATCACTTCTTTTCATAATTTCAATTGCGTTGATATTTATTTTAGGGTCCTAGGAGTTATGGTCTCATGCCATACCGCTTGCCTTCTGTGAGACCAGATATTTCCTCTGGGGTAGCTCCTAGAAGCTTTGTGGTACCAAATATCCGGTTTCCTTTGACCTATCCTGTAGGTATGCCCAATCAGAGGCCTCTGAACAATTCCCCTGGTTCCTTGCCATTAACAGTTCCAAACAGCCCTGGAGGAACATCTCCGGGTGCAGGCTCAACTTCCGGAAGCCAGATCGAAGGTTGTCAAATTTTCTTATTTTCATACCCATCTAATGCTTATAAAATATAAACTTCATGTCTCCTTGTACTGAAGAATTAAGTAGTACGGAGTATAAATCAATTTGCTATTGAGAAAATGTTGAACGATGTGGGGTTACCATTCACCATTTCGCTGTGACCACAAATAACTGACAAATCAGGAAAGGTTCTAAGTAGAATCTTTAAGTTTTTGGACTAAAAGTGAAAGTAGGAATGTTTTAGGTTGGTCAGTGGGgttatgttttaattttaatgAGCTTTGCTTGATCCTTTGTTCAATATTTATCTGGATTTGGAATTAGATTTTTTTGTAAGGTCACGCGCTCTCTTGTCATCCTACTTACCTAAAAATTCACTTTCACTAAAATTAAAGGGAAGCATGTACAGCTTAAAACAGAACTTGGACTAACAGCCTAATCTATTTGGAAGAGCAGCTAGCAGACAACCTGGTACTTATTTGTAACGAAACCTTGTTTGTGTATTTTGGTGAGTTATTTTAACTAACCTAAGCGTTTTAAATGCAGGACCACCTGGTGCTAACTTGTTTATATACCATATCCCTCTAGAATATGGTGATGTGGAATTGGCAAATGCATTTCAACCTTTTGGCAAGGTTTTAAGTGCCAAGGTTTTTGTCGACAAGACGACGGGCCTCAGCAAATGCTTTGGTAATCGCTCTACTCATGTTTCTGCAGTGGCATCTACATTATCACATTGTTTCGAGGGTTCTTGTAAATGGCAGGGTTAGGGCGTCGGGTTTACAAAGCCTCCCTACCAACGACACAGATATGCTAGGGTTTAGATGATACGTAATGAAAACTAGGCTGAGAATTGCATCAAATGACTTGTTTATATCTAttttactccgacacttcacttagcTGCCGGGAAACGTGTCAGACACCTATCTGTTCGACACGAGACTTGGACGCTTCACTTtaaaccaaaaaaataaaaaactcgCACAAAATAGCTGTATCTGACACTCGACACGTGTCAGAGATGACATCCGTGTCGGAGAGTCGTAGTAACACATCTATAATAGAAAAAAAAGGCAACCAGTTTAGTTATCCATTTTCGTTCGCCCCATCATAATTTACAGCTATAGGATAAGGAGTTTTTAGTGACATTGAATACTCGAGCGTAACTAAATACTTTTTGAAAAATGTCGATAAAGTTC
It includes:
- the LOC141592136 gene encoding RNA-binding protein BRN1-like isoform X1, which gives rise to MAEGQRNENEEEGEQQQQEQQQEQQHQIKHGEESVKLFVGQVPKHMTEEQLLSLFKEFALVDQVNVIKDKATKASKGCCFVTCPSREEADKAVFACHNKKIIPAASSPLQVKYADGELERLEHKLFVGMLPKNVLDDEVSALFSQYGMIKELQILRGTQQTSKAGYAFLKYETKEQALAAIDAVNEKIKMEGSDIPLVVKWADTEKERQARRAQKTPVANVNDPSQNSLFGAMPLGHVPPYNGYGYQGPRSYGLMPYRLPSVRPDISSGVAPRSFVVPNIRFPLTYPVGMPNQRPLNNSPGSLPLTVPNSPGGTSPGAGSTSGSQIEGPPGANLFIYHIPLEYGDVELANAFQPFGKVLSAKVFVDKTTGLSKCFGFVSYDTATAAQTAISKMNGVQLFGKKLKVQLKRANKQNKPYQFGG
- the LOC141592136 gene encoding RNA-binding protein BRN1-like isoform X2; the encoded protein is MAEGQRNENEEEGEQQQQEQQQEQQHQIKHGEESVKLFVGQVPKHMTEEQLLSLFKEFALVDQVNVIKDKATKASKGCCFVTCPSREEADKAVFACHNKKIIPAASSPLQVKYADGELERLEHKLFVGMLPKNVLDDEVSALFSQYGMIKELQILRGTQQTSKGYAFLKYETKEQALAAIDAVNEKIKMEGSDIPLVVKWADTEKERQARRAQKTPVANVNDPSQNSLFGAMPLGHVPPYNGYGYQGPRSYGLMPYRLPSVRPDISSGVAPRSFVVPNIRFPLTYPVGMPNQRPLNNSPGSLPLTVPNSPGGTSPGAGSTSGSQIEGPPGANLFIYHIPLEYGDVELANAFQPFGKVLSAKVFVDKTTGLSKCFGFVSYDTATAAQTAISKMNGVQLFGKKLKVQLKRANKQNKPYQFGG